One window of Candidatus Nitrospira kreftii genomic DNA carries:
- a CDS encoding putative 3-methyladenine DNA glycosylase, whose product MILPRSFFSRPTLVVARSLVGKYLVRENGKGTILGKIIEVEAYVGVEDKACHASKGRTARTEILFGPPGISYVYLIYGMYYMLNVVTERSEFPAAVLIRAIEVDGKLIDGPGKLCRELEIDRSLHRLDMTNGQTLWFEDRGGKVVSGQIGTFPRIGVDYAAAWAKKPWRFRLIKTD is encoded by the coding sequence ATGATCCTTCCCCGATCCTTTTTCAGTCGTCCTACACTGGTTGTCGCTCGCTCACTGGTCGGTAAGTATTTGGTGCGTGAGAACGGGAAGGGAACGATTTTGGGAAAAATCATCGAAGTGGAAGCATACGTCGGCGTAGAGGATAAAGCTTGTCATGCCTCGAAGGGGAGAACTGCGAGAACTGAGATCTTGTTCGGTCCCCCAGGGATCTCCTATGTCTACCTGATCTATGGCATGTACTACATGTTGAATGTGGTGACGGAACGATCTGAATTTCCCGCGGCCGTGCTGATTCGAGCGATTGAAGTCGATGGTAAATTGATTGATGGCCCCGGGAAGCTCTGCCGTGAGCTGGAGATCGATCGATCGTTGCATCGACTCGATATGACGAATGGACAGACTCTGTGGTTTGAGGATCGCGGTGGCAAAGTGGTCTCTGGGCAGATCGGCACCTTCCCCAGAATCGGCGTAGACTATGCAGCGGCGTGGGCAAAAAAACCTTGGCGGTTTCGGTTGATCAAAACTGACTAG
- a CDS encoding hypothetical protein (conserved exported protein of unknown function), with product MKLLTGVLATTSSILLACSVASANPALLPKHEGYPMQNSGSPVTGQPTANDPGQANAGGESSLLKAAGFDDHHSKQELVKTDNARITQAQGAGRLPDVQGPDIKIAPPVTSATKITGDRKID from the coding sequence ATGAAACTTCTTACCGGTGTGCTTGCGACAACTTCCTCAATCCTGCTGGCGTGCTCCGTCGCGTCGGCAAACCCGGCACTGCTTCCCAAACATGAGGGTTACCCGATGCAGAACTCAGGCAGTCCGGTAACCGGCCAGCCGACCGCGAACGATCCCGGCCAGGCGAACGCAGGCGGGGAATCCTCTCTGCTGAAGGCAGCGGGATTTGACGATCACCATAGCAAACAAGAGCTCGTGAAGACGGACAATGCGCGGATCACGCAAGCGCAGGGCGCCGGCAGGCTTCCAGACGTACAGGGGCCGGACATCAAGATTGCTCCACCGGTGACCTCTGCCACCAAGATCACCGGCGATCGTAAGATCGACTAA